From a single Pseudomonas serboccidentalis genomic region:
- the cls gene encoding cardiolipin synthase codes for MDYFGPHIFGYLIALIHSLGLIAAIHAVLTVRTAQGSIAWALSLIFIPYLTLIPYLVFGRSTFDGYIKARRQANEQMRQAISELNWRPWVEEALTARASNAYASLRAMPKLGRMPCLANNEVRLLVNGHATFSAIFQAIEQAREAVLIQFFIIHDDRLGQSLRDLLLKKAAEGVAIHLLYDRIGSHALPHSYVQALRDGGVEVKAFATRSGWLNRFQVNFRNHRKIVVVDGVLGFVGGHNVGDEYLGEKPPLAPWRDTHVQVRGPVVACMQESFAEDWFWAARTLPPLILPDVYPEDGVLCQLLASGPADAYETCSLFFVEAIHAATERVWITSPYFIPDEAVFAALRLAVLRGVDVRLLLPSRPDHRIVYAASSLYAFEAVRAGVRVFRYEPGFMHQKVVLIDSEISAIGSANLDNRSFRLNFEVMLLTVDSEFAANVEHMLNDDFEQAYEVAKEESREIHRLQQLGMRIARLISPIL; via the coding sequence ATGGATTATTTTGGACCGCACATTTTCGGTTATCTGATCGCCCTGATCCATAGCCTCGGCTTGATCGCCGCCATCCATGCGGTGCTGACCGTACGCACCGCCCAAGGCTCGATCGCCTGGGCATTGTCGCTTATTTTCATCCCCTACCTGACCCTCATCCCTTACCTGGTCTTCGGCCGCAGCACGTTCGACGGCTACATCAAGGCACGGCGCCAGGCCAACGAACAGATGCGCCAGGCGATTTCCGAATTGAATTGGCGACCGTGGGTAGAAGAAGCTCTCACCGCCCGCGCCTCAAATGCCTACGCCTCGCTCCGCGCCATGCCCAAGCTGGGGCGCATGCCGTGTCTGGCGAACAACGAAGTACGGCTGCTGGTGAATGGCCACGCAACGTTTTCAGCGATTTTCCAGGCCATCGAACAGGCGCGCGAAGCTGTGCTGATTCAGTTCTTCATTATTCATGATGACCGTCTCGGTCAAAGCCTGCGCGACCTGCTGCTGAAGAAAGCCGCCGAAGGCGTGGCGATTCATCTGCTCTACGACCGGATCGGCAGCCACGCCCTGCCCCACAGCTATGTGCAGGCATTGCGCGATGGCGGTGTCGAGGTCAAAGCCTTCGCCACGCGCAGCGGCTGGCTCAATCGCTTTCAGGTGAACTTCCGCAACCACCGCAAAATTGTCGTGGTCGATGGCGTGCTCGGCTTTGTCGGCGGGCACAACGTGGGGGATGAATACCTCGGTGAAAAACCGCCACTGGCGCCATGGCGCGATACCCACGTTCAAGTGCGCGGCCCGGTAGTGGCCTGCATGCAGGAATCGTTTGCCGAAGACTGGTTCTGGGCCGCGCGCACGCTGCCGCCGCTGATTCTGCCGGATGTCTACCCGGAAGATGGCGTGCTCTGCCAATTGCTGGCGAGTGGCCCGGCCGATGCCTACGAAACCTGTTCATTGTTCTTCGTCGAAGCGATTCACGCCGCCACGGAGCGGGTGTGGATCACCAGCCCCTACTTCATCCCTGATGAGGCGGTATTCGCCGCGTTGCGCCTGGCGGTGCTGCGCGGCGTCGACGTGCGCCTTCTGCTGCCCTCGCGCCCCGATCACCGCATTGTTTACGCCGCGTCCAGCCTCTATGCGTTCGAAGCGGTGCGCGCCGGCGTGCGGGTGTTCCGCTACGAACCCGGGTTCATGCATCAGAAAGTGGTGTTGATCGACAGCGAAATCAGCGCCATCGGCAGCGCCAATCTGGACAACCGTTCGTTCCGGCTGAATTTCGAAGTGATGCTGTTGACGGTCGACAGCGAGTTCGCCGCTAACGTGGAACACATGCTCAACGACGATTTCGAGCAGGCTTACGAAGTCGCCAAAGAAGAAAGCCGGGAGATCCACCGCCTGCAACAGCTCGGAATGCGGATCGCCCGGCTTATTTCACCGATTCTCTAG
- the cfaB gene encoding C17 cyclopropane fatty acid synthase CfaB, whose translation MLAQLPPALQNLQLPLRLRLWDGHEFNLGPAPSVTIVVKDPTMVSQFTHPSLDALGAAFVEGKLELEGSISEVIRVCDELSSALLDEDDDAQPVRAVHDKETDAKAISYHYDLSNAFYQLWLDSDMAYSCAYFETGSETLEQAQQAKFRHLCRKLRLQPGEYLLDVGCGWGGLARYAAREFGAKVFGITLSKEQLELARERVKAEGLEDQVELQLLDYRDLPQDGRFDKVVSVGMFEHVGHANLAEYCKVLFGAVKEGGLVMNHGITAKHTDGRPVGRGAGDFIEKYVFPNGELPHLAMISAQISEAGLEIVDVESLRLHYARTLDHWSERLEDNLEAAGKLVPDQALRIWRLYLAGCAYAFARGWINLHQILAVKAHPDGSHELPWTRDDIYHP comes from the coding sequence ATGCTCGCGCAACTTCCACCGGCCTTACAGAATCTGCAGCTTCCGCTTCGCTTGCGACTCTGGGATGGCCATGAGTTTAATCTGGGGCCGGCGCCCAGCGTCACCATCGTGGTCAAGGACCCGACGATGGTCTCCCAGTTCACGCATCCAAGTCTCGACGCGCTGGGGGCGGCGTTTGTCGAAGGCAAGCTTGAACTGGAGGGCTCGATCAGCGAGGTCATCCGGGTCTGCGACGAATTGAGCAGCGCCTTGCTCGATGAAGACGATGATGCCCAGCCAGTGCGTGCGGTGCACGACAAGGAAACCGACGCCAAAGCCATTTCCTATCACTACGACCTGTCCAACGCGTTCTACCAGCTGTGGCTGGACAGCGACATGGCGTATTCCTGCGCGTATTTCGAAACCGGCAGCGAAACCCTGGAACAGGCGCAACAAGCCAAATTCCGCCATCTGTGTCGCAAGCTGCGCCTGCAACCCGGCGAATATCTGTTGGATGTCGGCTGTGGCTGGGGTGGTCTGGCGCGATATGCCGCGCGGGAGTTCGGTGCCAAGGTGTTCGGCATCACCCTGAGTAAAGAACAGCTGGAGTTGGCTCGCGAGCGGGTCAAGGCTGAAGGGCTGGAAGATCAGGTCGAACTGCAACTGCTCGACTACCGTGATCTGCCGCAGGACGGTCGTTTCGACAAGGTGGTCAGCGTCGGCATGTTCGAACACGTCGGCCACGCCAACCTCGCCGAATACTGCAAAGTCCTGTTCGGCGCAGTGAAGGAGGGTGGTCTGGTGATGAACCACGGCATCACCGCCAAACACACCGATGGCCGTCCGGTGGGACGCGGTGCCGGCGACTTCATCGAGAAATACGTGTTCCCCAACGGCGAGCTGCCACACCTGGCGATGATCTCGGCACAGATCAGCGAAGCAGGGCTGGAGATCGTCGATGTCGAAAGTCTGCGCCTGCATTACGCACGTACGCTCGACCACTGGAGCGAGCGCCTGGAGGATAACCTTGAAGCTGCCGGAAAACTGGTACCGGATCAGGCATTGCGCATCTGGCGGCTGTATCTGGCCGGGTGTGCCTACGCGTTTGCGCGTGGCTGGATCAATCTGCACCAGATTCTGGCGGTGAAGGCGCATCCGGATGGCAGCCATGAACTGCCCTGGACTCGCGACGATATCTATCACCCTTGA
- a CDS encoding DNA-binding domain-containing protein, with product MRLNEWQLAFEAFLLEESTAAPPALSSSLIGGPTLGVDTGLAIYHNAYKARLLEVLRNDFPVIYHWLGDEAFDTLAGAYLHQHPSTHYSLRWLGQGFEAFIREYLVPEQSAPLSELATLEWAFTLAFDAPPGVPLTIETMAGFSPQEWPALQVKPRPSLQWLEQRFNSLALWRSVKDATDFPDSEALEAPQVCLIWRSNLLCNYRSLESAEANALNGMINQGWSFAELCAELAVIYGEGAPLRAVTWLKQWVHDGMLERLE from the coding sequence ATGCGCCTGAACGAATGGCAATTGGCATTTGAGGCCTTTCTGCTGGAGGAGTCGACGGCAGCACCGCCGGCCTTGAGCAGCAGCCTGATCGGCGGCCCGACGCTGGGTGTCGACACCGGGCTGGCGATCTATCACAACGCCTACAAGGCGCGTTTGCTCGAGGTGCTGCGTAACGACTTCCCGGTGATCTATCACTGGCTGGGGGATGAAGCGTTCGACACGCTTGCGGGTGCGTACCTCCATCAGCATCCGTCGACGCATTACAGCCTGCGTTGGCTCGGCCAGGGTTTCGAGGCGTTTATCCGCGAGTATCTGGTGCCGGAGCAAAGTGCACCGTTGAGTGAACTGGCGACGCTGGAGTGGGCGTTCACTCTGGCTTTTGATGCGCCGCCCGGCGTGCCGTTGACGATCGAGACGATGGCGGGGTTTTCCCCACAGGAATGGCCCGCTCTTCAGGTCAAACCGAGGCCCTCGCTGCAGTGGCTTGAGCAGCGTTTCAACAGTCTGGCCTTGTGGCGTTCAGTCAAGGATGCAACGGATTTCCCGGACAGCGAGGCACTTGAAGCCCCGCAGGTGTGCCTGATCTGGCGCAGTAATCTGCTGTGCAATTACCGCAGTCTGGAGTCGGCCGAGGCCAATGCCCTGAATGGCATGATCAATCAGGGCTGGAGTTTTGCCGAACTGTGCGCCGAGTTAGCAGTCATCTATGGTGAGGGCGCGCCACTTCGAGCCGTTACCTGGTTAAAGCAGTGGGTGCATGACGGCATGCTGGAGCGTCTGGAATGA
- a CDS encoding DUF692 domain-containing protein, whose product MSASVPFLGYGLGLRSAYYQQILEQSPDVDWFEVVSENFMVQGGKALYFLDAIAERYPVVMHGVSLSIGGPHALDPDYLKQLKQLAERVKPAWISDHLCWSRGNAHQLHDLLPLPYTEESLEYIAARVAQVQDVLQRPLVLENVSSYVRVAADDFTEWEFLQALSHVSGCELLLDVNNVYVSSRNHGFDPWTFIQSLPKDKVRQLHLAGHSDYGDYVIDTHDHPVSDPVWALYQRTLEHFGPVATLLERDDHFPPFEELLDELHKARELGDRVLAGRQKCA is encoded by the coding sequence ATGTCAGCTTCCGTTCCTTTCCTGGGTTATGGCCTGGGTTTGCGCAGCGCCTATTACCAACAGATCCTCGAACAGTCGCCGGACGTGGACTGGTTCGAAGTGGTTTCCGAAAACTTCATGGTGCAGGGCGGCAAAGCCTTGTACTTCCTCGACGCCATCGCCGAACGCTACCCCGTGGTGATGCATGGCGTGTCCCTGTCCATCGGTGGGCCGCATGCGCTCGATCCGGACTATCTCAAACAACTCAAGCAACTGGCCGAACGGGTCAAACCGGCGTGGATCTCCGATCACCTGTGCTGGAGCCGCGGCAATGCCCATCAGTTGCATGACCTGCTGCCGCTGCCCTACACCGAAGAAAGCCTTGAATACATCGCCGCCCGAGTGGCACAGGTGCAGGACGTGTTGCAGCGGCCATTGGTGCTGGAGAACGTTTCCAGTTACGTGCGCGTAGCCGCCGATGATTTCACTGAGTGGGAATTTCTGCAGGCCCTTAGTCACGTCAGCGGCTGCGAATTGCTGCTGGACGTCAACAACGTCTACGTCAGCTCACGTAATCATGGCTTCGATCCGTGGACGTTCATTCAGAGTTTGCCCAAGGACAAGGTGCGTCAGCTGCATCTGGCCGGGCATAGCGATTACGGCGACTACGTGATCGACACCCACGATCATCCGGTGAGCGATCCGGTCTGGGCGCTGTATCAGCGCACGCTGGAGCACTTCGGGCCGGTGGCGACGCTGCTGGAGCGCGACGATCACTTCCCGCCGTTCGAAGAGCTGCTCGACGAACTGCACAAGGCCCGCGAACTGGGTGACAGGGTTTTGGCCGGGAGACAGAAATGCGCCTGA
- a CDS encoding membrane protein has product MTIKTAAAGAALALAAATMFAGVATNAMAADAQVHCYGVNACKGQNDCKTKDHACKGMGSCKGQGFKAMTQSACEKAGGKVGE; this is encoded by the coding sequence ATGACGATCAAGACCGCTGCTGCCGGTGCCGCTCTCGCTTTGGCCGCTGCCACGATGTTTGCCGGTGTCGCCACCAACGCCATGGCGGCTGATGCCCAGGTTCACTGCTACGGCGTGAACGCCTGCAAAGGCCAGAACGACTGCAAGACCAAGGACCACGCGTGCAAAGGCATGGGTTCCTGCAAGGGCCAGGGCTTCAAGGCCATGACTCAGTCGGCTTGTGAAAAAGCCGGTGGCAAGGTCGGCGAGTAA
- a CDS encoding heavy metal translocating P-type ATPase produces MTATTAAPSLLSSAEQRRAARQLTLAMLALGLLGLGLIWRWLVPEQTGVSQLLLGFASLLVAVPVMRSAWYSLRYPSLHGITDQLIALAMLGAWATGDLLTAALLPIIMIFGHVLEERSVIGSQEAIHALGQLTRSHARKIQADGSIIEVDNGTLKPGDTVEVRAGDRVPADGRVLFGQASLDTASITGESVPVETAVGMTVFGGAINLDGLLRIEVTRTGDQSTLGKVIALMQNAERSKPPITRLLERYAGSYMVLVLLLAAVTWFVTNDAQAMLAVLVAACPCALVLSAPATAIAGVAVAARHGILIRSSAFLEELADLTSLVVDKTGTLTYGTLRLQSISSPRLDQASVMALAASLGAASSHPVSRALAGLVSQEQSLPLSDIHERQGLGVVAMTTQGEAALGRPELFAQLGIVTTTVPEHDGPIAGLALNGEFVAWLLLADSVKPEARFALAELRELGLGRQLLLTGDRQSVAQTLAREVGLQEVEAQALPEDKLNRVLKEIDNGFRPMVVGDGINDSLALKAGVVGVAMGAGGADIALASADIVLIGSDLRRLGTCVRLSRQCRRTLQVNVIIGLGWTLAIVVFAAFGWLGAAGAMIAALLHNLSTLLVLGNAGRLLRFQEPLLKLQDDR; encoded by the coding sequence ATGACTGCGACCACTGCCGCACCGAGCCTGTTGTCCTCGGCCGAACAGCGCCGCGCTGCACGACAATTGACCCTGGCGATGCTCGCCCTTGGCTTGCTCGGCCTCGGTCTGATCTGGCGTTGGCTGGTGCCGGAGCAAACCGGTGTCAGTCAGTTATTGCTGGGTTTTGCTTCTTTATTGGTGGCGGTGCCGGTGATGCGTTCGGCGTGGTACAGCCTGCGTTACCCGAGCCTGCACGGCATCACCGATCAACTGATTGCGCTGGCGATGCTCGGTGCGTGGGCGACCGGTGATTTGCTGACCGCCGCGCTGCTGCCGATCATCATGATTTTCGGTCACGTGCTGGAAGAGCGCAGCGTGATCGGTTCGCAGGAAGCGATTCACGCCCTCGGTCAATTGACCCGCAGCCACGCACGCAAGATTCAGGCAGACGGCTCAATCATCGAAGTGGATAACGGCACGCTCAAACCGGGCGACACCGTAGAGGTGCGCGCCGGTGATCGGGTCCCGGCGGATGGTCGGGTGCTGTTCGGCCAGGCCAGCCTCGACACAGCATCGATCACTGGCGAGTCGGTTCCGGTCGAAACGGCGGTGGGCATGACGGTGTTCGGCGGGGCGATCAACCTCGATGGCTTGCTGCGCATTGAAGTGACCCGCACCGGCGACCAATCGACACTGGGCAAAGTTATCGCGCTGATGCAAAACGCCGAGCGCTCGAAGCCGCCGATCACCCGTCTGCTTGAGCGGTATGCCGGCAGCTACATGGTGCTGGTGTTGTTGCTGGCGGCGGTGACCTGGTTTGTCACCAACGACGCGCAAGCGATGCTCGCAGTGTTGGTCGCAGCCTGTCCCTGCGCTTTGGTGCTGTCGGCGCCGGCTACGGCGATTGCCGGGGTGGCGGTAGCGGCGCGCCACGGCATTCTGATCCGCAGCTCGGCCTTCCTCGAAGAGCTGGCGGACCTGACCTCGCTGGTGGTCGACAAGACCGGCACCCTGACTTACGGCACTTTGCGTTTGCAATCGATCAGCAGCCCGCGTCTGGATCAGGCTTCGGTGATGGCACTGGCCGCCAGTCTCGGCGCGGCCAGCAGTCACCCGGTCAGCCGTGCGTTGGCCGGGCTGGTCAGTCAGGAGCAGAGCCTGCCACTGTCCGATATTCATGAGCGCCAGGGCCTCGGCGTGGTCGCCATGACCACCCAAGGCGAGGCGGCGTTGGGGCGGCCTGAGTTGTTCGCGCAACTGGGCATCGTCACCACCACCGTTCCCGAGCATGACGGGCCGATTGCCGGGTTGGCGTTGAACGGCGAGTTTGTTGCCTGGCTGTTGCTGGCTGACAGCGTCAAACCGGAAGCGCGGTTTGCTCTCGCCGAATTGCGCGAACTCGGCCTGGGTCGCCAGTTGTTGCTGACCGGTGACCGCCAGAGTGTCGCTCAGACCTTGGCCCGGGAGGTTGGCCTGCAAGAAGTGGAAGCGCAGGCGCTGCCTGAGGACAAACTCAATCGCGTGCTCAAGGAAATCGACAACGGTTTCCGGCCGATGGTGGTGGGCGACGGCATCAATGATTCGCTGGCACTCAAGGCCGGGGTGGTCGGTGTCGCGATGGGCGCCGGCGGTGCTGACATCGCGCTGGCCTCGGCGGACATCGTGCTGATCGGCAGCGACCTGCGCCGGCTCGGCACCTGTGTACGGCTGAGTCGCCAATGCCGCCGGACCTTGCAGGTCAACGTCATCATTGGTCTGGGCTGGACGCTGGCGATCGTGGTGTTCGCGGCCTTCGGCTGGCTCGGAGCGGCGGGGGCGATGATTGCCGCGTTGCTGCATAACCTCAGCACGCTGCTGGTGCTGGGCAATGCCGGGCGTTTGTTGCGGTTTCAGGAACCGCTGCTCAAGCTTCAGGACGATCGTTAA
- the hflK gene encoding protease modulator HflK: MSDEVPRGTHSLSSPWIQAGRLAFFALYAVTVLAALAWAFSNVRQIDPQNRAVVLHFGALDRIQNAGLLLAWPQPFEQVVLLPAADRVIERRVENLLRSSEAIKADRVATFATPLSDALAGSGYLLTGDAGVVQLDVRVFYKVTDPYDFVLQGEHVLPALDRLVTRSAVALTAARDLDTILVARPELLGADNQAAERRERLRGDLVQGINKRLAELKASGQGIGIEVARVDVQSSLPDPAVSAFNAVLTASQQADKAVANARTEAEKLTQTANEQADRTLQVAHAQAGERLAKASTDTATVMSLAKAQQQGTDPQMLLRLYRERMPKVLGQAGSVTTVDPKDDSRLIIQGASK; encoded by the coding sequence ATGAGTGATGAAGTTCCACGTGGAACACATTCGTTGAGCAGTCCGTGGATTCAGGCCGGACGCCTGGCGTTTTTTGCCTTGTACGCGGTGACCGTTTTGGCTGCGTTGGCGTGGGCGTTTTCCAATGTCCGGCAGATCGATCCGCAGAATCGCGCTGTGGTTTTGCACTTTGGTGCACTGGATCGCATCCAGAATGCCGGCCTGTTGCTGGCCTGGCCGCAACCGTTCGAACAAGTGGTTTTACTGCCCGCAGCAGATCGAGTGATTGAACGCCGAGTGGAAAACCTGCTGCGCAGCAGTGAGGCGATCAAGGCTGACCGCGTTGCGACCTTCGCCACACCGCTGAGCGATGCCTTGGCCGGTTCCGGCTACTTGCTGACCGGCGACGCCGGTGTGGTGCAACTGGATGTACGGGTGTTTTACAAGGTCACCGATCCGTATGACTTTGTGTTGCAGGGTGAGCATGTGCTGCCAGCCCTGGATCGGCTGGTCACCCGCAGCGCTGTAGCTTTGACCGCCGCCCGGGATCTGGACACGATTCTGGTCGCCCGCCCGGAGTTGCTCGGCGCTGACAATCAGGCGGCCGAACGCCGCGAGCGTCTGCGCGGTGATCTGGTGCAAGGCATCAACAAACGCTTGGCAGAGCTGAAGGCGAGCGGGCAGGGCATCGGCATCGAAGTGGCGCGGGTCGACGTTCAGTCGAGTCTGCCGGACCCGGCCGTCAGCGCCTTCAACGCTGTATTGACTGCCAGCCAGCAAGCCGACAAAGCGGTCGCTAACGCGCGCACCGAGGCGGAAAAACTCACTCAGACCGCCAACGAACAAGCCGACCGCACCCTGCAAGTGGCCCACGCGCAGGCCGGCGAACGGCTGGCGAAAGCCTCCACCGACACCGCCACGGTCATGAGCCTGGCCAAGGCGCAGCAACAGGGCACCGATCCGCAGATGCTCCTGCGTCTGTACCGCGAACGCATGCCGAAAGTTCTTGGCCAGGCCGGTTCCGTGACCACGGTCGATCCGAAAGACGATTCCCGCCTGATCATTCAGGGAGCCAGTAAATGA
- the hflC gene encoding protease modulator HflC — MSQSHTHDSHDHSGHDHGHAGHHHHHGHHHHGAPEEAGPFPWRRMGWAVLLVAFAVAAASLVQVRSGEATVITRFGNPSRVLLEPGLSWRWPAPFEAAIPVDLRLRTTSSGLQDVGTRDGLRIIVQAYVAWQVQGDPDNVQRFMRAVQNQPDEAARQIRTFVGSALETTASSFDLANLVNTDASQVRIADFEAQLRQQIDQQLLATYGVRVVQVGIERLTLPSVTLTATVDRMRAERETIATERTAIGKREAAQIRSAAERDARIVQADATVKAAEIEAQSRVEAAQIYGRAYAGSPQLYNLLRSLDTLGTIVTPDTKLILRTDAAPFRVLVDGPPAVDNKSGSQP; from the coding sequence TTGAGCCAGTCGCACACTCACGATTCGCATGACCACAGCGGCCACGATCACGGCCACGCCGGGCATCACCATCATCATGGGCATCATCACCACGGTGCGCCGGAAGAGGCGGGCCCGTTCCCGTGGCGGCGCATGGGCTGGGCGGTGTTGCTGGTGGCGTTTGCCGTCGCGGCGGCGAGCCTGGTGCAAGTGCGCTCGGGGGAGGCCACGGTCATCACCCGTTTCGGCAATCCGTCGCGGGTGTTGCTTGAACCCGGTTTGAGCTGGCGCTGGCCGGCACCGTTCGAAGCGGCGATCCCGGTGGATTTGCGCCTGCGCACCACGTCCAGCGGTTTGCAGGATGTCGGCACCCGCGACGGTTTGCGCATCATCGTTCAGGCCTATGTGGCGTGGCAGGTCCAGGGCGACCCGGACAACGTGCAGCGTTTCATGCGTGCAGTGCAGAACCAGCCGGATGAAGCGGCGCGGCAGATTCGGACCTTTGTCGGCTCGGCACTGGAAACCACCGCCAGCAGTTTCGACCTGGCGAATCTGGTGAACACTGATGCGAGTCAGGTGCGCATCGCCGATTTCGAAGCGCAATTGCGTCAGCAGATCGATCAGCAACTGCTCGCCACTTACGGCGTGCGCGTGGTACAGGTCGGCATCGAACGGCTGACCTTGCCCTCGGTGACGCTCACGGCGACGGTCGATCGGATGCGTGCCGAGCGTGAAACAATCGCCACCGAACGCACGGCCATTGGCAAGCGTGAAGCGGCGCAGATCCGTTCAGCCGCCGAGCGCGATGCGCGGATTGTGCAAGCCGATGCCACGGTAAAAGCCGCGGAAATCGAAGCGCAGTCCCGGGTCGAAGCCGCTCAGATCTACGGCCGTGCCTACGCCGGTTCGCCGCAGCTGTACAACCTGCTGCGCTCACTGGATACCCTCGGCACCATCGTTACGCCGGACACCAAGCTGATCCTGCGCACCGACGCCGCGCCATTCCGCGTGCTGGTGGACGGTCCGCCCGCTGTCGATAACAAATCCGGATCGCAACCATGA